In Pelosinus sp. UFO1, one genomic interval encodes:
- the rny gene encoding ribonuclease Y: MIFEFILTTVLVAILGFGIGYWIRKKTAEAKIISAEEAAKKIIVEAERSSEVKKKEALVEAKEEIHKLRSELERETKERRSELQRLERRLMQKEENLDRKVDSLEKKEEIISHKEAELDKSQEIINTLYAKQLAELERLSGLTSEEARNLLLANAREEIKHETAMMIKELEQQAKEDADKKARNIISLAIQRCAADHVAETTVSVVALPNDEMKGRIIGREGRNIRTLETLTGIDLIIDDTPEAVILSGFDPIRREVARIALEKLIADGRIHPARIEEMVEKAQKEVEQRIKEAGEQATFETGVHGLHPEIIKLLGRLKYRTSYGQNVLKHSIEVAHLAGVMAAELGVDVMLAKRAGLLHDIGKAVNHEMEGSHVELGMTLAKKYRESPEVVNAIGAHHGDEEPTTVQAVLVAAADAISAARPGARRESLESYLKRLTRLEEIAESFEGVEKSFAIQAGREIRIMVKPDKIDDLASVRLSRDIVKKIENDLEYPGQIKVTVIRETRAVDYAK, encoded by the coding sequence ATTATATTTGAATTTATTTTAACAACGGTACTTGTTGCTATCTTGGGCTTCGGCATAGGCTACTGGATACGCAAAAAAACTGCTGAAGCAAAAATAATCTCAGCCGAAGAGGCTGCTAAAAAGATAATCGTAGAAGCAGAACGCTCAAGTGAAGTTAAGAAAAAAGAAGCACTGGTAGAAGCTAAAGAAGAGATTCACAAACTTAGAAGTGAATTAGAGCGGGAAACTAAAGAACGACGTTCAGAACTTCAACGTTTAGAACGACGCTTAATGCAAAAAGAGGAAAATCTTGACCGGAAAGTTGACTCCCTTGAAAAAAAGGAGGAAATTATCAGTCATAAAGAGGCTGAATTAGATAAAAGTCAAGAAATAATTAATACTTTATATGCCAAACAACTTGCTGAATTAGAAAGATTATCGGGATTAACATCTGAAGAAGCTCGCAATTTACTATTAGCTAATGCTCGAGAAGAAATTAAACATGAAACTGCAATGATGATTAAAGAATTAGAACAACAAGCAAAAGAAGATGCTGATAAAAAAGCACGTAATATCATTTCTTTAGCTATTCAACGTTGTGCTGCAGACCATGTTGCAGAAACTACAGTTTCTGTGGTAGCGTTACCTAACGACGAAATGAAAGGTCGTATTATCGGACGTGAGGGACGTAATATTCGAACATTAGAAACATTAACTGGTATTGACCTCATTATTGATGATACTCCTGAAGCTGTCATATTATCTGGCTTTGACCCGATACGTCGTGAAGTAGCTAGAATTGCTTTAGAAAAATTAATTGCCGATGGACGAATTCATCCAGCCCGTATTGAGGAAATGGTTGAAAAAGCCCAAAAAGAAGTTGAACAAAGAATCAAAGAAGCTGGTGAACAAGCAACCTTTGAAACTGGAGTGCATGGACTTCACCCTGAAATTATTAAACTTCTTGGTCGCTTAAAATACCGCACAAGTTATGGACAAAATGTACTTAAACACTCTATTGAAGTCGCTCACTTAGCAGGTGTTATGGCTGCAGAATTAGGTGTTGATGTTATGTTAGCTAAACGAGCCGGACTTTTACATGATATTGGTAAGGCTGTCAATCATGAAATGGAAGGATCCCATGTTGAATTGGGTATGACTTTAGCAAAAAAATATCGTGAGTCACCTGAAGTAGTTAATGCGATCGGTGCGCATCACGGTGATGAAGAGCCAACTACAGTCCAGGCAGTTTTAGTTGCTGCTGCTGATGCAATATCAGCCGCACGTCCTGGTGCTCGTAGAGAAAGTCTTGAAAGTTACCTAAAACGTCTTACAAGACTAGAAGAAATAGCAGAATCCTTTGAAGGTGTAGAAAAATCTTTTGCTATTCAAGCTGGTCGAGAAATTCGTATAATGGTTAAACCTGATAAAATAGATGATTTAGCCTCGGTTCGTCTGTCACGAGATATTGTCAAAAAAATAGAAAATGATCTTGAGTATCCTGGACAAATAAAAGTAACTGTAATTCGTGAAACTCGTGCAGTTGACTACGCTAAGTAA
- a CDS encoding DEAD/DEAH box helicase, whose amino-acid sequence MNETQLFGNIPLSKKLLSAIAEMGFEEPSPIQNQTIPLVLEGHDVIGQAQTGTGKTAAFGIPAIERIVDNRQIQVLVLTPTRELAIQVSEELAKIGKFKRIRTLPIYGGQPIDRQIKALRLGVQVVIGTPGRLLDHIRRKTIKLDAVKTLILDEADEMLDMGFVEDIETIMQQLPVEGRQTLLFSATMPGPIANLAKKYMNNPKTISISREQLTVPLIDQVYYETREKLEALCRVLDVETTGKSIIFCRTKRGVDDLVVSLQGRGYMADGLHGDLSQAQRDRVMKKFRDGKLELLIATDVAARGIDIDDITHVFNYDIPQDNEAYVHRIGRTGRAGKKGVAITFINPREYRQLKLIEKLTKSRIVRKQLPSAADILDRQREIIKNRLVQMIDQGKFEVYQDIIVDLAADYDPIEIAAAALKLAQEGFKEKFAVEEDKPDFTNTGAEAGMVRLFINAGRAQKIRPEDIVRTIAEGADIPGSNIGVINIYEKFTFVEVPMDIAERVISVLHKSSIKGYKINVEPAKSR is encoded by the coding sequence TTGAATGAAACTCAATTATTTGGTAATATTCCATTAAGCAAAAAGCTACTTTCAGCGATCGCTGAAATGGGTTTTGAAGAACCATCACCTATTCAAAACCAAACAATTCCACTTGTACTTGAAGGTCACGACGTTATTGGGCAAGCCCAAACAGGTACTGGTAAAACGGCTGCCTTTGGCATACCTGCAATAGAGCGTATTGTAGACAATCGCCAAATTCAAGTACTAGTACTTACTCCAACCCGCGAACTTGCAATTCAAGTATCTGAGGAATTGGCGAAAATAGGTAAATTTAAAAGAATTAGAACTTTACCTATTTACGGTGGACAACCTATCGATAGACAAATTAAAGCCTTGCGTTTAGGCGTTCAAGTGGTAATTGGTACTCCGGGTAGGCTTTTAGATCATATTCGTCGCAAAACTATCAAACTTGATGCTGTAAAAACATTAATCCTAGATGAAGCAGATGAAATGCTTGATATGGGTTTTGTGGAAGATATTGAGACAATTATGCAACAACTTCCTGTTGAAGGAAGACAAACACTTCTATTTTCTGCTACTATGCCAGGACCAATTGCTAATTTAGCTAAGAAATATATGAACAACCCTAAAACCATTTCAATCAGTAGAGAGCAACTTACCGTTCCTCTTATTGATCAAGTCTATTATGAAACTCGTGAGAAACTCGAAGCATTATGTAGAGTTCTTGATGTTGAAACAACTGGAAAATCGATAATCTTCTGTCGCACTAAAAGAGGCGTAGATGATTTGGTAGTTTCATTACAGGGACGAGGTTACATGGCTGATGGCTTACATGGTGATTTAAGTCAAGCACAACGTGATAGAGTTATGAAAAAATTCCGTGATGGTAAGCTTGAATTACTAATTGCTACAGATGTTGCTGCTCGTGGTATTGATATTGATGATATCACTCATGTCTTCAATTATGATATTCCTCAAGATAATGAAGCTTATGTTCATCGTATTGGACGTACGGGCCGTGCGGGTAAAAAAGGCGTGGCGATTACTTTTATTAATCCTCGTGAATATCGTCAACTTAAACTTATTGAAAAACTAACTAAATCCCGTATCGTGCGTAAACAGCTTCCATCTGCTGCCGACATTCTAGATCGTCAAAGAGAAATTATCAAAAATCGCCTGGTACAAATGATTGATCAAGGTAAATTTGAGGTCTATCAAGACATTATTGTAGATTTAGCAGCTGATTATGACCCGATAGAAATAGCAGCAGCCGCTTTAAAGCTGGCACAAGAAGGTTTTAAAGAAAAATTTGCTGTTGAAGAAGACAAACCTGATTTCACTAATACAGGTGCTGAAGCAGGCATGGTTCGCTTATTTATTAATGCAGGTAGAGCTCAAAAAATACGTCCTGAAGATATTGTTCGCACAATAGCCGAAGGAGCCGATATCCCTGGAAGCAATATTGGCGTAATCAATATCTATGAAAAATTTACTTTTGTAGAGGTTCCTATGGATATTGCCGAGCGTGTTATCTCTGTATTGCATAAGAGTTCTATTAAAGGATATAAAATTAACGTTGAACCTGCGAAAAGCAGATAG
- a CDS encoding stage V sporulation protein S — translation MEVLKVSAKSNPNSVAGALAGVLRERGGAEMQAIGAGALNQAVKAVAIARGFVAPHGVDLICIPAFTDILIDGEERTAMKLIVQPR, via the coding sequence ATGGAAGTCTTAAAAGTATCAGCAAAATCTAACCCGAATTCTGTAGCAGGTGCATTGGCTGGAGTGCTAAGAGAACGAGGCGGCGCCGAAATGCAAGCAATTGGCGCAGGCGCACTTAACCAGGCAGTAAAAGCAGTAGCAATTGCAAGAGGATTTGTAGCACCTCATGGTGTTGACCTTATTTGCATCCCTGCCTTTACTGACATTTTAATTGATGGTGAGGAACGAACCGCCATGAAACTAATAGTCCAACCGCGATAA
- the rimO gene encoding 30S ribosomal protein S12 methylthiotransferase RimO, translated as MLKAGFISLGCAKNLVDTEVMLGLLATNQIKLTDNPQEADILIINTCSFIESAKEESITTILQMAEYKKQGNCKCLIVAGCLGQRYQQDLLDELPEVDAIVGTGDWHRIMEAINSTMNDKKRVLLVGETNTIYDETMPRINTTPFYSAYVKVAEGCSNCCSYCVIPKVRGSFRSRKMESIVAEVKNLVANGVKEVNLIAQDTTSYGRDLYGAAKLTDLLKELVKIDGLMWIRLLYCYPKHFSDELIELIATESKICKYIDLPLQHANDIILKSMLRQDSRKDIENLLNTLRSKIPGITVRTSFIVGFPGETEAHFEDLRQFVMDQKFDRVGVFTYSQEEDTIAANLPNQVSDEVKQERYHNLMTLQCQISEQLNQELEGTVLDVLIEQVNTEPEIVVSGRSYREAPDVDGQIYVEKATNCRPGDVIKVKIVQGFTYDVVAEKL; from the coding sequence ATGTTAAAAGCCGGGTTTATAAGCCTGGGTTGCGCTAAAAATCTTGTAGACACAGAAGTCATGTTAGGACTATTAGCCACCAATCAAATTAAACTAACCGATAACCCCCAAGAAGCGGATATTCTCATTATTAATACATGTAGTTTTATAGAGTCAGCCAAAGAAGAATCGATAACGACAATTCTTCAAATGGCTGAATATAAAAAGCAAGGCAATTGTAAATGCCTAATTGTAGCTGGTTGTCTTGGGCAGCGATACCAGCAAGACTTATTGGATGAATTGCCAGAAGTTGATGCCATTGTTGGTACAGGGGATTGGCATCGCATAATGGAAGCAATTAATAGCACGATGAATGATAAGAAACGTGTATTATTAGTTGGAGAAACCAATACTATCTATGATGAAACTATGCCACGCATTAACACTACACCTTTTTATAGTGCTTATGTTAAAGTTGCCGAAGGATGTAGTAACTGTTGCTCTTACTGTGTAATTCCAAAAGTAAGAGGTTCTTTCCGTAGTCGAAAGATGGAATCGATCGTTGCAGAAGTTAAAAATCTTGTTGCGAATGGTGTGAAAGAAGTTAACTTAATTGCACAAGACACTACTAGTTATGGCCGTGATTTATATGGTGCGGCTAAATTAACAGATCTTTTAAAAGAACTGGTTAAAATTGATGGGCTTATGTGGATTCGCTTGCTTTATTGTTATCCAAAGCATTTTTCTGATGAACTTATTGAACTTATTGCTACAGAATCTAAAATTTGCAAATACATCGATTTACCTTTACAACACGCAAATGATATTATCTTGAAATCAATGCTTCGACAAGATAGTCGGAAAGATATTGAAAATCTATTAAATACTTTACGCTCCAAAATTCCTGGTATTACAGTTCGAACATCTTTTATTGTTGGTTTCCCTGGAGAAACAGAGGCTCACTTTGAAGATCTTCGACAATTTGTAATGGATCAGAAATTTGATAGGGTTGGAGTATTTACCTATTCACAAGAGGAAGATACAATAGCTGCTAATCTTCCAAATCAGGTATCCGATGAGGTTAAACAAGAACGCTATCATAACCTCATGACATTACAGTGCCAAATATCTGAACAACTTAATCAAGAGCTTGAAGGAACAGTCTTAGATGTTTTAATTGAGCAAGTCAACACTGAGCCAGAGATTGTTGTTTCTGGGCGTTCATACCGTGAAGCACCAGATGTCGACGGACAGATATACGTTGAAAAAGCAACTAATTGTAGACCTGGAGATGTTATAAAAGTAAAAATCGTCCAAGGATTTACATATGATGTAGTTGCTGAAAAATTATAG
- a CDS encoding extracellular solute-binding protein, translated as MRRYLPILLIAFFVLVIVIAGSTSLQGYADKQNPEKSMKSINVYTTLPIEQLSLLAQEYEKSKNVRINLIPLSEQDLLTRIQVEKAAPHADVIIANRALLEQAQKINTIAPYTSEQIDIIPDRFKDANNYWTGLWYDPIVFAVNQDYLKSLPKLPTKWNDLTLDNKCRIGITDFLAAEASANLFYTLLSANGETQTFAYLKKLHPQIVQYAKFLTTPIRMAGMGEVDIAIATQNETIHYMNDKFPIALLYPEDGTSFILTGAALIAGTHNESESKEFIDWLLQDIAQSTLYTNNFYYVPTNPETLIYKYYDTKNIKLWDKKENFSFEQKSQLLDKWIKTVRLASK; from the coding sequence ATGCGTCGTTATCTGCCAATTCTATTAATCGCTTTCTTTGTACTCGTCATCGTAATTGCCGGCAGTACTTCCTTGCAGGGCTATGCCGATAAACAAAATCCTGAAAAAAGCATGAAAAGTATTAATGTTTATACAACGTTACCTATTGAGCAGCTTTCACTCTTAGCGCAAGAGTACGAAAAATCTAAGAACGTGCGTATTAATCTTATACCGCTTTCCGAGCAGGATTTGTTAACAAGGATTCAAGTAGAAAAAGCTGCACCTCATGCTGACGTTATTATTGCTAACCGTGCATTATTAGAACAAGCACAAAAAATTAATACAATAGCGCCATACACTTCCGAACAAATAGATATAATACCTGATCGATTTAAAGATGCAAACAATTATTGGACAGGTCTTTGGTATGACCCTATCGTATTTGCTGTTAATCAGGACTACTTAAAGAGTCTTCCTAAATTACCGACCAAATGGAATGACCTTACTTTAGACAATAAATGCCGCATAGGTATCACGGATTTTTTAGCAGCAGAGGCTTCCGCAAATTTATTTTATACACTATTATCTGCAAATGGTGAAACACAAACATTCGCCTATTTAAAAAAATTACATCCTCAGATTGTACAGTATGCTAAATTTCTAACTACCCCTATACGAATGGCTGGGATGGGAGAGGTCGACATAGCTATTGCCACGCAAAACGAAACAATACATTATATGAATGATAAATTTCCTATTGCATTGTTATATCCTGAAGATGGAACTTCTTTTATTTTAACGGGTGCAGCTTTAATTGCTGGCACGCACAATGAATCGGAGTCGAAGGAATTTATTGATTGGTTACTACAAGATATTGCCCAAAGTACTTTGTACACCAATAATTTTTATTATGTTCCTACAAATCCAGAAACGCTTATCTATAAATACTATGATACTAAAAATATTAAACTTTGGGACAAGAAAGAAAATTTTTCATTTGAGCAGAAAAGCCAATTACTTGATAAATGGATAAAAACAGTACGGCTAGCTTCAAAGTAA
- a CDS encoding competence/damage-inducible protein A, which produces MIVEIVATGTELLLGQINNTNTPFLSQKLNELGFDVLYHSTVGDNKTRMTEVLSNALSRSDVIITSGGLGPTQGDITKEVTAQLLNRPLFLHEESVTHMAYFFAKRQLPMPENNLRQAMIPEGAYVIKNERGTAPGVILEHDNKIIIHLPGPPHELEWMYEHAVIPYLKTKFGLQGAIVSRVLHTYGIGESSLEEKIKTLVISQSNPTIALLARPGEIIIRLTAKSSTSIEATELIDALERQIRHKIANYIWGLDNDTIEANIGKTLTEKKFTVALAESCTGGLVTSRITDISGSSDYLVGSIVCYTNKIKTDFIDVTPQILAEHGAVSQETACLMATGIRRKFAASIGIGITGIAGPTGATPTKPVGTVFIAIDGPAGIQCQHHTFNGQRTDIKYRISQAALHMLREYTLSL; this is translated from the coding sequence ATGATCGTAGAAATAGTGGCTACTGGAACAGAACTACTTTTGGGTCAAATCAATAATACCAATACACCTTTTTTATCTCAGAAGCTAAATGAATTAGGTTTTGACGTTTTATATCATTCAACAGTTGGTGATAATAAAACACGAATGACAGAAGTATTAAGTAATGCATTAAGCAGATCCGATGTAATAATTACATCGGGTGGATTGGGACCCACACAAGGTGACATCACAAAAGAAGTAACTGCACAGTTATTAAATCGCCCTTTATTTTTACACGAAGAGAGTGTAACTCATATGGCATATTTTTTTGCCAAACGTCAACTCCCTATGCCAGAAAACAATTTACGACAGGCAATGATACCAGAAGGCGCTTATGTAATAAAGAATGAGCGTGGCACCGCTCCGGGTGTGATTCTAGAACATGATAATAAGATAATTATTCATTTACCTGGACCTCCTCACGAATTGGAGTGGATGTATGAACATGCAGTGATTCCTTACCTAAAAACAAAATTTGGATTACAGGGAGCCATTGTCTCTAGGGTATTACATACTTATGGTATCGGCGAATCCTCTTTAGAAGAGAAAATCAAAACTTTAGTTATCTCTCAGTCCAATCCAACTATTGCATTGCTTGCAAGACCGGGTGAAATTATTATTCGACTTACTGCAAAAAGTAGTACAAGCATTGAAGCCACAGAATTAATCGATGCACTGGAGAGACAAATCCGGCATAAAATTGCCAATTACATTTGGGGTCTGGATAATGATACTATCGAAGCAAATATTGGAAAAACTTTAACTGAAAAGAAGTTTACTGTTGCATTAGCCGAATCATGTACGGGAGGTCTAGTTACCAGTCGCATTACCGACATTTCTGGTAGTTCAGATTACCTCGTGGGTTCTATAGTTTGTTATACCAATAAAATTAAAACTGATTTTATTGATGTAACTCCGCAAATCCTCGCTGAGCATGGAGCTGTAAGTCAAGAAACTGCTTGCCTTATGGCTACTGGTATTCGTCGAAAATTTGCTGCTAGTATTGGAATAGGGATTACCGGCATAGCTGGCCCAACTGGCGCTACTCCAACAAAACCTGTTGGTACGGTATTTATTGCAATTGATGGCCCGGCTGGTATACAATGCCAACATCATACATTTAATGGTCAGCGTACTGATATTAAATATCGTATATCACAAGCCGCTTTACATATGCTAAGAGAGTATACATTATCGTTATAA
- a CDS encoding regulatory protein RecX — translation MSQLTSQKDVWQASLHLIARRPHSECELQQKLHYKDYSYDSIENVIQRLREYGYINDDELAKNLFNKYLQAGKYSLKQINFKMKQRGIPDAIIHNIISACDKEEWQSALKIVNIRFKIVDATTKEKIYRYLATKGFSSTSISKVIQHLYQSENNF, via the coding sequence ATGTCTCAATTGACTAGTCAGAAAGATGTTTGGCAAGCTTCATTGCATCTTATCGCTCGTCGTCCTCATAGCGAATGCGAATTGCAACAAAAGTTACATTATAAAGATTATAGTTATGATTCTATTGAAAATGTCATACAGCGCTTACGAGAATATGGGTATATAAATGATGATGAACTGGCGAAAAATTTATTTAATAAATACTTGCAAGCTGGCAAGTATAGTTTAAAACAGATTAACTTTAAGATGAAGCAACGTGGCATACCAGATGCTATTATACACAATATAATTTCTGCTTGTGATAAAGAGGAATGGCAGTCTGCCCTTAAAATAGTAAATATTCGCTTTAAAATTGTCGATGCTACTACTAAAGAAAAGATTTATCGATATTTAGCTACTAAAGGATTTTCATCAACTAGTATCAGTAAAGTTATACAACATCTTTATCAATCTGAAAATAATTTCTAA
- the recA gene encoding recombinase RecA, producing the protein MEKSTSSDKLQALESAVRKIEKDFGKGSIMKLGEAAARMNVEVIPTGALPLDIALGIGGVPRGRMIEVYGPESSGKTTVALHMIAETQKSGGLAAFIDAEHALDPVYAKNLGVDIDNLLISQPDNGEQALEICEALVRSNAIDMIIIDSVAALVPKAEIDGEMGDSHVGLHARLMSQALRKLTGIISKSRTIVVFINQIREKVGVMFGNPETTTGGRALKFYSTIRLEVRRAESLKQGNDIIGNRTKIKVVKNKVAPPFKQAEFDIMYGEGISHEGCLVDIGTLFDVINKSGAWYSYNDTRLGQGRENVKEFFKQNPDIASEIDKKIRELLLVEKSKVPVADLLDDVSID; encoded by the coding sequence ATGGAAAAATCAACATCATCAGATAAACTACAAGCTTTAGAAAGTGCTGTACGCAAAATCGAAAAAGATTTTGGTAAAGGTTCTATTATGAAGCTAGGTGAGGCCGCTGCTAGAATGAATGTAGAAGTAATTCCAACTGGTGCATTACCACTTGACATTGCTCTTGGCATTGGCGGTGTCCCCAGAGGTAGAATGATAGAAGTATATGGACCTGAATCATCAGGTAAAACGACGGTAGCTCTACATATGATTGCAGAGACTCAAAAATCTGGAGGACTTGCAGCTTTTATCGATGCCGAACATGCCCTAGATCCTGTTTATGCTAAAAATCTTGGTGTTGATATTGATAATTTGCTTATCTCCCAACCAGATAATGGTGAACAAGCTTTAGAAATATGTGAGGCTCTAGTAAGAAGCAATGCAATTGACATGATCATCATAGATTCAGTTGCAGCATTGGTACCTAAAGCTGAAATTGATGGTGAAATGGGTGATTCTCATGTGGGCTTACATGCGAGACTTATGTCCCAAGCATTGCGTAAATTAACGGGTATTATCAGCAAGTCTCGAACAATTGTTGTCTTTATTAATCAAATTCGTGAAAAAGTTGGAGTTATGTTTGGTAATCCTGAAACGACTACAGGTGGACGAGCTTTAAAATTTTATTCCACAATAAGATTAGAAGTAAGAAGAGCCGAGAGTCTTAAACAAGGAAATGATATCATTGGTAATCGTACTAAAATTAAAGTAGTTAAAAATAAGGTTGCACCACCATTTAAACAAGCGGAATTTGATATTATGTATGGCGAGGGAATTTCCCATGAAGGATGTTTAGTTGATATTGGTACCCTTTTTGATGTAATCAATAAAAGTGGAGCATGGTATTCATATAACGATACTCGTCTTGGCCAAGGACGTGAAAATGTTAAAGAATTCTTCAAACAAAATCCTGATATAGCTAGTGAAATTGACAAAAAGATTCGAGAATTATTATTAGTTGAAAAAAGTAAAGTCCCCGTTGCTGATTTATTAGATGATGTCTCAATTGACTAG
- a CDS encoding TIGR00282 family metallophosphoesterase has product MNIMMIGDICGQPGRRTAAHFIPLLKEKYNLDLIIANGENSAGGVGITANVLKELFSMGIDSITTGNHVWDKKEVFDFIDLESNLIRPANYPPGTPGRGFHILSVQGRNVAIINLLGRVFMPPIDCPFRTASEILCEIKDTCEVIIIDFHAEATSEKLSLGWYLDGQVSCIAGTHTHIQTADERVLPQGTAYISDIGMVGTLNSVLGVDKEPVIKKFLTGLPTRFTVATGNESIFCAIIIKIDPSSNKVSEITRIQENLKF; this is encoded by the coding sequence ATGAATATTATGATGATTGGTGATATTTGTGGTCAACCTGGTAGGCGTACTGCTGCTCATTTTATTCCTCTATTAAAAGAAAAATACAATTTAGACTTAATCATAGCGAATGGTGAAAATTCAGCTGGTGGGGTCGGGATTACTGCGAATGTATTAAAGGAACTCTTTTCAATGGGTATTGATAGCATTACAACAGGGAATCATGTTTGGGATAAAAAAGAAGTATTTGATTTTATTGATTTAGAATCGAATTTAATTCGTCCAGCGAACTATCCTCCTGGCACACCAGGTAGAGGCTTTCATATATTATCTGTTCAGGGGCGAAACGTCGCTATTATTAATCTCCTAGGTCGCGTATTTATGCCCCCAATAGATTGTCCATTTCGTACTGCCAGTGAAATTTTATGTGAAATTAAAGATACCTGTGAAGTTATTATTATAGATTTTCATGCGGAAGCTACTTCGGAAAAATTATCTTTGGGTTGGTATTTAGATGGGCAGGTGTCATGTATCGCAGGAACCCACACACATATTCAAACTGCAGATGAACGTGTTCTACCACAAGGTACTGCTTACATCTCTGACATTGGCATGGTAGGAACTTTAAACTCAGTATTAGGGGTAGATAAAGAACCTGTAATAAAAAAGTTTTTAACAGGACTGCCAACTAGGTTTACTGTTGCTACTGGTAATGAATCAATTTTTTGTGCAATTATAATAAAAATTGATCCTAGCTCAAATAAAGTAAGCGAGATTACACGAATACAAGAAAATTTGAAATTTTAA